One genomic window of Arachis stenosperma cultivar V10309 chromosome 10, arast.V10309.gnm1.PFL2, whole genome shotgun sequence includes the following:
- the LOC130956013 gene encoding putative disease resistance RPP13-like protein 1 yields the protein MAAEAVLSSVLSVVFDRMSSPEVVNWIKGKKLTQNLIERLKTNLYAVRAFLIDAEQKQIKERPVKDWLDSLKHAMYVADDLLDEVFTKAATQKDPGTFLSRFSGILNLQDRDVANRMEEVIDRIESLVIQKDTLGLREIPKENMSWRITTSLVETSDVCGREEDKEAIVKLLLDDGDDDTGGHSDVSVIPIVGMGGIGKTTLAQLVYQDGKVKENFDFQAWICVSEEFGVFKVTKTIIEAITKSFCSLTDLNLLQHDLKEKLSRKKFFVVLDDVWSESCEDWDKLLKPFRKGVKGSKILITTRSKRVASVVQTVSPYELNLLSEEDCWLVFSKQARLSTVSMENPTLKKVGRDLVKKCDGLPLAAQALGGLLRGNSDIKYWNHLLKSEIWELSDDKIKVVPALRISYYYLPSYLKECFVYCSLYPKDYEFSKDELILLWMAENFLQAAGKKTPEEVGDEYFDELIARSFFQPHKIYDNKFVMHDLVHDLAMIFAGEFYFRAEELENAVEVDIKTRHLSHNAKGNYPISKLLGVCDRVKHTRTFLGLNLDSEIPFKMENAPCILLSKLKYLRALSFNCFPLESLPDSIGELIHLRYLDLSYTDIMTLPDTLCNLYNLQTLKLVRCWKLKALPVGMKDLTNLRYLDISGTGLHEMPEDMSKLTSLQVLSDYVVGERDGNKINELGALANLHQRIFIDKLENVVNSSEALEARMFDKDGIESLILNWSPDKYENIVDILEELRPNSNLKQLQIWGYRGTTFPDWLGHCSYHNITQITLGSFLSGYFKNCCMLPSLGQLPSLKHLDISKFERLAIVGAEFYRNDESCLETPFPMLETLTFQSMSCWEEWRSLEFNAFPRLRKLFIWNCPMLRGDLPYQLPSLEDLSIQNCEQLSCCVPRAPAITSLRIEGSNEVRIRELPPLLDKLSIKGKHQVESVMEAIAHTQLTCLTSLSISGCSSRVLFPASSIPASLQGLTILDCKKLEFEMEGQHHSLHDLMIQNSCDSVTSFSLDSFPNLVRVQISKCEKMESLVVSRSLSSLRYLEIKNCGSLKSLQTLWMASPQLEYLSLRGCPDIDLCATGDPHRS from the coding sequence ATGGCTGCTGAAGCTGTTTTGTCTTCCGTTCTTAGTGTTGTTTTTGACAGGATGTCCTCCCCTGAAGTTGTTAACTGGATCAAAGGGAAGAAGCTTACTCAGAACCTGATTGAAAGGTTGAAGACTAATCTTTATGCTGTTCGAGCCTTTCTCATCGATGCTGAGCAGAAGCAGATCAAGGAGAGACCTGTCAAGGACTGGCTTGATAGTCTCAAACATGCCATGTATGTTGCTGATGACTTGCTCGATGAAGTCTTCACCAAAGCTGCCACTCAGAAGGATCCAGGTACCTTCCTCTCTCGTTTCTCTGGTATTCTCAATTTGCAAGATCGGGATGTAGCAAACAGGATGGAGGAAGTGATTGATAGGATAGAGTCTCTTGTGATTCAAAAAGACACTCTTGGTCTCAGAGAGATTCCTAAGGAGAACATGTCATGGAGGATCACTACATCTCTAGTTGAAACATCTGATGTATGTGGCAGGGAAGAAGACAAGGAGGCCATAGTAAAACTTTTGTtggatgatggtgatgatgatacAGGTGGTCATAGTGATGTATCTGTGATTCCCATTGTGGGCATGGGTGGGATAGGAAAGACTACTTTGGCCCAATTGGTTTACCAGGATGGTAAAGTGAAGGAGAATTTTGATTTTCAAGCTTGGATTTGTGTGTCAGAAGAGTTTGGTGTTTTCAAGGTCACCAAGACTATAATCGAGGCAATAACTAAAAGTTTTTGCAGCTTGACAGATTTGAATTTGCTTCAGCATGATTTAAAAGAAAAGTTGTCAAGGAAAAAATTCTTTGTCGTCTTGGACGATGTATGGAGTGAAAGTTGCGAAGATTGGGATAAACTTCTAAAACCTTTTAGAAAAGGGGTTAAGGGAAGTAAAATTCTCATAACTACTAGAAGTAAAAGAGTGGCTTCTGTGGTGCAAACTGTTTCACCTTATGAACTGAACTTATTGTCTGAGGAAGATTGTTGGTTGGTGTTTTCAAAACAAGCACGTCTCTCAACTGTTTCTATGGAGAATCCAACCTTGAAAAAAGTCGGCCGAGATCTCGTAAAGAAGTGTGATGGATTGCCCTTGGCAGCTCAAGCCCTTGGAGGCTTATTGCGTGGAAATTCTGATATCAAGTATTGGAATCATTTATTGAAGAGTGAGATCTGGGAACTCTCCGATGATAAGATAAAGGTTGTTCCTGCGTTAAGAATCAGTTATTACTATCTTCCTTCGTATTTAAAGGAGTGCTTTGTTTATTGTTCTTTGTATCCCAAAGACTATGAATTTAGCAAAGATGAATTGATATTGCTATGGATGGCAGAGAATTTTTTGCAAGCAGCAGGAAAAAAGACTCCAGAAGAAGTTGGTGATGAATATTTTGATGAATTGATTGCGAGATCATTTTTCCAACCTCATAAGATTTATGATAACAAGTTTGTGATGCATGATCTGGTGCATGATTTGGCAATGATATTTGCTGGAGAATTCTATTTCAGAGCTGAAGAGCTTGAGAATGCAGTGGAGGTTGATATTAAAACTCGCCATTTGTCACATAATGCCAAAGGCAATTATCCTATCTCAAAACTTTTGGGAGTTTGTGACCGAGTAAAACACACAAGGACATTTCTTGGACTCAATTTGGATTCAGAGATTCCATTTAAGATGGAAAATGCACCTTGTATCTTGTTGTCAAAGTTGAAGTACCTGAGGGCTTTGTCGTTCAATTGCTTTCCTCTGGAGTCATTGCCTGATTCAATAGGCGAGTTGATTCATTTGCGTTACTTGGATTTGTCTTACACCGACATCATGACATTGCCCGACACACTTTGCAACTTATACAATTTACAGACATTGAAGCTGGTTAGATGTTGGAAACTAAAAGCCCTTCCTGTTGGCATGAAAGATCTTACAAATTTGCGTTACCTTGATATTAGCGGGACTGGTTTGCATGAGATGCCGGAAGACATGAGCAAATTGACAAGTTTGCAGGTTTTAAGCGATTATGTTGTTGGGGAGCGTGATGGAAACAAGATTAATGAATTGGGAGCACTTGCAAATCTACATCAAAGAATTTTCATTGACAAATTGGAGAATGTGGTCAATAGCAGCGAAGCTTTGGAGGCAAGAATGTTCGATAAGGATGGCATTGAATCTTTGATCTTGAACTGGTCGCCAGATAAATACGAGAATATAGTTGATATACTTGAAGAGTTACGACCCAATAGTAATTTGAAACAACTACAAATTTGGGGTTACAGGGGTACAACATTTCCAGATTGGTTGGGACATTGTTCTTATCACAACATCACCCAAATAACACTCGGCAGTTTTTTGTCGGGTTATTTTAAGAATTGTTGTATGCTTCCATCCCTTGGACAGTTGCCATCTTTGAAGCACCTGGACATTTCAAAGTTTGAAAGGCTCGCTATTGTGGGGGCTGAGTTTTACCGAAATGATGAATCTTGTCTGGAGACTCCATTTCCAATGCTTGAAACTCTTACATTTCAGTCAATGTCTTGCTGGGAGGAATGGCGTTCGTTGGAGTTCAATGCATTTCCTCGACTTAGGAAGCTTTTCATATGGAATTGTCCCATGTTGAGAGGAGATTTGCCATATCAACTACCATCTTTGGAAGATCTTTCTATTCAGAATTGCGAGCAGCTCAGTTGTTGTGTTCCAAGAGCTCCTGCGATTACCTCTTTACGCATAGAAGGAAGCAATGAAGTGAGAATTAGGGAGCTACCTCCTTTGCTGGATAAGCTTTCAATTAAAGGAAAGCATCAAGTGGAGTCGGTGATGGAGGCCATTGCGCACACCCAACTCACTTGCCTCACATCTTTATCCATCTCAGGTTGTTCATCCCGCGTATTGTTTCCAGCGAGTAGTATTCCCGCATCACTACAAGGGCTGACGATATTGGATTGCAAAAAATTAGAATTCGAAATGGAAGGCCAACACCACTCATTGCATGATCTAATGATACAAAACAGCTGTGATTCGGTTACATCCTTCTCATTGGATTCCTTTCCAAATCTCGTGCGTGTTCAAATCAGCAAGTGTGAAAAGATGGAGTCTCTCGTGGTGTCACGCTCTCTTTCATCTCTCCGTTATTTAGAGATAAAGAATTGTGGGAGTTTGAAATCCCTGCAGACGCTATGGATGGCATCACCTCAGCTAGAATATCTCTCATTACGTGGTTGCCCAGATATAGATTTGTGTGCTACAGGGGATCCACACCGTAGCTGA
- the LOC130956119 gene encoding putative disease resistance RPP13-like protein 1 yields the protein MAAEAVLSSVLSVVFDRMSSPEVVNWIKGKKLTQNLIERLKTNLYAVRAFLIDAEQKQIKERPVKDWLDSLKDAMYVADDLLDEVFTKAATQKDPGTFLSRFSGILNLQDRDVANRMEEVIDRIESLVIQKDTLGLREIPKENMSWRITTSLVETSDVCGREEDKEAILKLLLDDDSDDDTGGQSDVSVIPIVGMGGIGKTTLAQLVYQDDKVKEHFDFQAWICVSEEFDVFKVTKTIIEAITKSFCSLTDLNLLQHDLKEKLSRKKFFVVLDDVWSESYEDWDKLLKPFRKGVKGSKILITTRSKRVASVVQTVSPYELSLLSEEDCWLVFSKYARLSTCSMENPTLKKVGKDLVKKCDGLPLAAQALGGLLRGNSDIKYWNHLLKSEIWELSDDKIKVVPALRISYYYLPSYLRECFVFCSLYPKDYEFSKDELILLWMAENFLQPVGKKTPEEVGDEYFDELIARSFFQPSKIRENKFVMHDLVHDLAMIFAGEFYFRAEELENAVEVDIKTRHLSHNAKGNYPISKLLGVCDRVKHTRTFLEINLEREIPFNMENAPCILLSKLKYLRALSFKCFPLESLPDSIGELIHLRYLDLSNSDIMTLPDTLCNLYNLQTLKLFGCWKLNALPVGMKDLTNLRYLDIRETRLHEMPEGMSKLTSLQVLSSYVVGKREGNKINELGILANLHQTIWIEKLENVVNSSEALEARMFEKDGIESLILMWSPDEYENIVDSQIERDILEELRPHSNLKKLDICGYRGTTFPDWLGHCSYRNITQITLGDLLSGYFKNCCMLPSLGQLPSLKHLDIAKFERLPIVGDEFYRNDESCVETPFPMLETLTFQSMPCWEEWRSLEFNAFPRLRKLIIWDCPMLRGDLPNQLPSLEDLTIHNCEQLSSCVPRASGITCLRIEGNKEVRIGELPPLLDKLSITGKHQAESVMEAIAHTQLTCLRSLIISNCSSHVLFAVSSIPASLQQLTISNCKKLEFEMEGQHHSLHDLTIYNSCDSVTSFSLDSFPNLERVQIRECEKMESLVVSRSLSCLRSLVVENCGSLKSLQTLWMASPQLEYLTLRGCPEIDLSAIGDPQRSLRSLSISYCEKQLSCVASQFDGLTHLYIKGENESVKCLPKEGWLPATLESLRLDGIKSVEMLECKGLAHLISLQQLSINYCYNLENIDGEKLPASLLRLSISESPLGKRCEMKDPQVWPKISHIPAIQVGGRWIW from the coding sequence ATGGCTGCTGAAGCTGTTCTGTCTTCCGTTCTTAGTGTTGTTTTTGACAGGATGTCCTCCCCTGAAGTTGTTAACTGGATCAAAGGGAAGAAGCTTACTCAGAACCTGATTGAAAGGTTGAAGACTAATCTTTATGCTGTTCGAGCCTTTCTCATCGATGCTGAGCAGAAGCAGATCAAGGAAAGACCTGTCAAGGACTGGCTTGATAGTCTCAAAGATGCCATGTATGTTGCTGATGACTTGCTCGATGAAGTCTTCACCAAAGCTGCCACTCAGAAGGATCCAGGTACCTTCCTCTCTCGTTTCTCTGGTATTCTCAATTTGCAAGATCGGGATGTAGCAAACAGGATGGAGGAAGTGATTGATAGGATAGAGTCTCTTGTGATTCAAAAAGACACTCTTGGTCTGAGAGAGATTCCTAAGGAGAACATGTCATGGAGGATCACTACATCTCTAGTTGAAACATCTGATGTATGTGGCAGGGAAGAAGACAAGGAGGCCATACTAAAACTGTTGTTGGATGATGATAGTGATGATGATACTGGTGGTCAGAGTGATGTATCTGTGATTCCCATTGTCGGCATGGGTGGGATAGGAAAGACTACTTTGGCCCAATTGGTTTACCAGGATGACAAAGTGAAGgagcattttgattttcaaGCTTGGATTTGTGTGTCAGAAGAGTTTGATGTTTTCAAGGTCACCAAGACTATAATCGAGGCAATAACTAAAAGTTTTTGCAGCTTGACAGATTTGAATTTGCTTCAGCATGATTTGAAAGAAAAGTTGTCAAGGAAAAAGTTCTTTGTTGTCTTGGACGATGTATGGAGTGAAAGTTACGAAGATTGGGATAAACTTCTCAAACCTTTTCGAAAAGGGGTTAAGGGAAGTAAAATTCTCATAACTACTAGAAGTAAAAGAGTGGCTTCTGTGGTGCAAACTGTTTCACCATATGAACTAAGCTTATTGTCTGAGGAAGATTGTTGGTTAGTGTTTTCAAAATACGCACGTCTCTCAACTTGTTCTATGGAGAATCCAACCTTGAAAAAAGTTGGCAAAGATCTTGTAAAGAAGTGTGATGGATTGCCCTTGGCAGCTCAAGCCCTTGGAGGCTTATTGCGTGGAAATTCTGATATCAAGTATTGGAATCATTTATTGAAGAGTGAGATCTGGGAACTCTCTGATGATAAGATAAAGGTTGTTCCCGCATTAAGAATCAGTTATTACTATCTTCCTTCATATTTAAGGGAGTGCTTTGTTTTTTGTTCTTTGTATCCCAAAGACTATGAGTTTAGCAAAGACGAATTGATATTGCTATGGATGGCAGAGAATTTTTTGCAACCAGTAGGAAAAAAGACTCCAGAAGAAGTTGGTGATGAATATTTTGATGAATTGATTGCGAGATCATTTTTTCAACCTTCTAAGATTCGTGAAAACAAGTTTGTGATGCATGATCTGGTGCATGATTTGGCAATGATATTTGCTGGAGAATTCTATTTCAGAGCTGAAGAGCTTGAGAATGCAGTTGAGGTTGATATTAAAACTCGCCATTTGTCACATAATGCCAAAGGCAATTATCCAATCTCAAAACTTTTGGGAGTTTGTGACCGAGTAAAACACACAAGGACATTTCTTGAAATCAATTTGGAGCGAGAGATTCCATTTAACATGGAAAATGCACCATGTATCTTGTTGTCAAAGTTGAAGTACCTGAGGGCTTTGTCGTTCAAATGCTTTCCTCTTGAGTCATTGCCTGATTCAATAGGCGAGTTGATTCATTTGCGTTACTTGGATTTGTCTAACAGCGACATCATGACATTGCCCGATACACTTTGCAACTTGTACAATTTACAGACATTGAAGCTGTTTGGATGTTGGAAACTAAACGCCCTTCCTGTTGGCATGAAAGATCTTACAAATTTGCGTTACCTTGATATTAGGGAGACTCGTTTGCATGAGATGCCGGAAGGCATGAGCAAATTGACAAGTTTGCAGGTTTTAAGCAGCTATGTTGTTGGGAAGCGTGAAGGGAACAAGATTAATGAATTGGGAATACTTGCAAATCTACACCAAACAATTTGGATTGAGAAATTGGAGAATGTGGTCAATAGCAGCGAAGCATTGGAGGCAAGAATGTTTGAAAAGGATGGCATTGAATCTTTGATCTTGATGTGGTCGCCAGATGAATACGAGAATATAGTTGATTCCCAGATTGAAAGAGATATACTTGAAGAGTTACGACCTCATAGTAATTTGAAAAAACTAGATATTTGTGGTTACAGGGGTACAACATTTCCAGATTGGTTGGGACATTGTTCTTACCGCAACATCACCCAAATAACACTGGGCGATCTTCTTTCGGGTTATTTCAAGAATTGTTGTATGCTTCCTTCACTTGGACAGTTGCCCTCTTTGAAGCACCTGGATATTGCAAAGTTTGAAAGGCTTCCTATTGTGGGGGATGAGTTTTACCGAAATGATGAATCTTGTGTGGAGACTCCATTTCCAATGCTTGAAACTCTTACATTTCAGTCAATGCCATGCTGGGAGGAATGGCGTTCATTGGAGTTCAATGCATTTCCTCGACTTAGGAAGCTTATCATATGGGATTGTCCCATGTTGAGAGGAGATTTGCCAAATCAACTACCATCTTTGGAAGATCTTACTATTCACAATTGCGAGCAGCTCAGCAGTTGTGTTCCAAGAGCTTCTGGGATTACCTGTTTACGCATAGAAGGAAACAAAGAAGTGAGAATTGGGGAGCTACCTCCTTTGCTGGATAAGCTATCAATTACTGGAAAGCATCAAGCGGAGTCGGTGATGGAGGCCATTGCGCACACCCAACTCACTTGCCTCAGATCTTTAATCATCTCAAATTGTTCATCCCACGTATTGTTTGCAGTTAGTAGTATTCCCGCATCACTACAACAGCTGACGATATCGAATTGCAAAAAATTAGAATTCGAAATGGAAGGCCAACACCACTCATTGCATGATCTAACGATATATAACAGCTGTGATTCGGTTACATCCTTCTCGCTGGATTCCTTTCCAAATCTCGAGCGTGTTCAAATCAGGGAGTGTGAAAAGATGGAGTCTCTCGTGGTGTCACGCTCTCTTTCATGTCTCCGTTCTTTAGTGGTAGAGAATTGTGGGAGTTTGAAATCCCTGCAGACGCTATGGATGGCATCACCTCAGCTAGAATATCTCACATTACGTGGTTGCCCAGAGATTGATTTGTCTGCTATAGGGGATCCACAGCGTAGCTTGAGATCTCTTAGCATCAGCTACTGCGAGAAACAACTCAGCTGTGTAGCATCGCAGTTTGATGGGCTTACTCATCTTTATATTAAAGGTGAAAATGAGAGTGTGAAGTGTCTCCCTAAGGAAGGTTGGTTGCCTGCCACCCTTGAGTCTCTCAGACTGGATGGCATTAAAAGTGTGGAGATGTTGGAATGCAAGGGACTTGCCCACCTCATCTCCCTCCAACAATTATCTATTAATTATTGTTACAATTTGGAGAACATTGACGGAGAAAAGCTGCCTGCCTCTCTGTTACGACTCAGCATATCTGAAAGCCCTTTGGGTAAACGGTGTGAGATGAAGGACCCGCAGGTTTGGCCCAAAATTTCCCACATCCCCGCCATTCAAGTTGGTGGAAGATGGATTTGGTAA